One segment of Bacteroidota bacterium DNA contains the following:
- the smc gene encoding chromosome segregation protein SMC, whose protein sequence is MRLTTLEMKGFKSFADKTVLHFNENITGVVGPNGCGKSNIVDAIRWVLGEQKPTAIRTEKMENLIFNGTKARKASGMAEVSLTFENTRNLLATEYSTITISRHYFKTGESEYRINNVACRLKDIVSLFMDTGISTDSYAIIELGMLDDILHNKDNSRRRLFEQAAGISKYKIRKRETMNKLTATQMDLDRAEDILFEIENNLKELEKQAKKAQRYHRLKADYKTNSIDLAILMLQSHKDIYKQLANQQTFESDAKLAIETEINALEASIADRKILLLEKEQGLSVLQKELNLLLDEIRKKENDNNLGKERIKFLEEKQVSLKHSIEETQIAIEKTKEQIVALEQQAAEENEKLLTIKQSLQQFLTELEQVKKEHDSSKKQLEAGQEAFKLAERNLYEIDKKIAINRVRLESYHRELSLLDTDTDSNSGKLSPLEQELNNWNAEHAEAREVLDALLQNENALKEKQELLRNEIQKISTALAEVHRRSDSKRNEFTLSKNLYESFEGFPESIKYLKKNVSSMYDAPLLSDVVNTNDDYKAALETYLEPWLNYYIVRDMQHAMDAVNALANNQKGRANFFLLDQFSATQHPDVNVDGVTHALQVVNADSKYAGLLNHLLGHVIIIDDVNEFGAKAQEITSQFPGVHVLHRSGKVISSGKTVSGGSVGVTKGNRLGREKNLKTMEAALEKMASEEKQVEAELQDARKRLQELQNTSSEKEIQKAREVVNHASQQIVSIQTRIENVLNLQKQMGDKKLNFQSMIEQTEAESITLNESHDTQIADKENKQHVLLELETAFREVSEKLNHHSTIYNQENIRYHQQQNKYQSIDQELRYKKNRLTENETLFTTNTKQLADVIDELSESHTNLKETEALLIILYDKKAADEVILATTEQTYYASRGEVAETENSIKALQRKKDSSDQMLGSIKDRLNELKVQLAATKERLWVEFSVELESILDNDPPQDITLEELQAKVDAAKKRIENYGEVNPMAVQAYEEMKQRYDFMQAQREDLNQAKISLLATIMEIDETARKKFDDAFHLIRTNFIEVFRTLFTQDDDCDLILKENSDPLEAEIDIVAKPKGKKPQVIDQLSGGEKTLTAMALLFALYLIKPAPFCILDEVDAPLDDNNITKFNNMIRRFSDNSQFIIVTHNKRTMSEVDVIYGVTMPEQGISKVVPVDFRNLN, encoded by the coding sequence GTGAGACTTACGACGTTAGAGATGAAAGGGTTTAAAAGCTTTGCCGATAAAACGGTTCTGCATTTTAATGAAAACATTACGGGTGTTGTTGGCCCCAATGGTTGTGGCAAATCCAATATTGTGGATGCTATCCGCTGGGTGCTTGGCGAACAGAAACCCACAGCAATACGAACAGAAAAAATGGAGAACCTTATTTTCAACGGTACCAAAGCACGGAAAGCAAGTGGCATGGCGGAGGTTTCGCTGACGTTTGAAAATACCCGCAATCTATTGGCTACGGAATACAGCACGATTACTATTTCACGCCATTATTTTAAAACCGGCGAAAGTGAATACCGCATTAATAATGTTGCCTGCCGACTGAAAGATATTGTGAGCCTGTTTATGGATACGGGTATCAGCACGGATTCGTATGCGATAATCGAGTTGGGTATGCTGGATGATATTCTGCATAATAAGGATAATTCACGTCGCAGATTATTTGAACAAGCTGCCGGTATTTCAAAATATAAAATCCGCAAGCGGGAAACGATGAATAAACTTACCGCCACTCAAATGGATTTGGATCGTGCGGAAGATATTTTATTTGAGATTGAAAACAATTTAAAAGAATTAGAGAAGCAAGCAAAAAAAGCACAGCGCTATCATCGCCTGAAAGCAGATTATAAAACCAACAGTATTGACCTTGCAATTTTAATGTTGCAATCGCATAAGGATATTTATAAGCAATTGGCAAATCAACAAACATTTGAAAGTGATGCGAAGCTTGCTATTGAAACAGAAATTAATGCTTTGGAGGCTTCTATCGCCGATAGGAAAATTTTATTGTTGGAAAAAGAACAAGGACTTTCTGTTTTGCAAAAAGAATTGAATCTGTTGTTGGATGAAATCCGCAAGAAAGAAAATGATAATAACTTAGGCAAAGAGCGCATTAAGTTTCTGGAAGAAAAACAAGTGAGTCTGAAACACTCGATTGAAGAAACACAAATTGCAATTGAAAAAACTAAAGAACAAATAGTTGCACTTGAACAACAAGCTGCGGAAGAGAATGAAAAACTGCTTACCATTAAACAAAGTCTGCAACAGTTTCTTACTGAATTAGAGCAAGTAAAAAAAGAACACGACAGTTCTAAAAAACAATTGGAAGCAGGTCAGGAAGCATTTAAACTTGCTGAAAGAAATTTGTATGAGATAGATAAAAAAATTGCGATTAATCGTGTGCGGTTAGAAAGCTATCATCGTGAGTTATCCTTGTTAGATACAGATACAGATTCTAATAGCGGAAAACTATCTCCGTTAGAACAAGAGTTGAATAACTGGAATGCAGAACATGCAGAAGCAAGAGAGGTATTGGATGCATTATTACAAAATGAAAATGCATTAAAAGAAAAACAAGAATTACTGCGCAATGAAATTCAAAAAATAAGTACAGCACTTGCAGAAGTACATCGCAGATCAGATTCAAAACGCAATGAGTTTACGTTATCAAAAAATCTGTATGAAAGTTTTGAAGGATTTCCTGAGTCAATAAAATATCTGAAGAAAAATGTGAGCAGTATGTATGATGCTCCATTGTTATCGGATGTGGTAAATACAAATGATGATTATAAAGCGGCTTTAGAAACTTATTTAGAACCGTGGTTGAATTATTATATTGTTAGAGATATGCAGCATGCAATGGATGCGGTTAATGCATTGGCAAATAATCAAAAAGGCAGAGCGAATTTTTTCTTGTTGGATCAATTTTCTGCAACACAACATCCGGATGTAAATGTGGATGGAGTTACGCATGCATTGCAAGTAGTAAATGCAGATTCAAAATATGCAGGACTATTAAATCATTTGCTCGGTCATGTAATAATTATTGATGATGTAAATGAATTTGGTGCAAAGGCACAAGAGATTACATCACAGTTTCCGGGTGTGCATGTATTGCATCGCAGCGGCAAAGTTATCAGCAGTGGAAAAACAGTTTCAGGTGGTTCAGTTGGTGTTACAAAAGGGAATCGTTTAGGCAGAGAGAAGAATCTGAAAACTATGGAAGCTGCTTTGGAAAAAATGGCTTCGGAAGAAAAACAAGTTGAAGCAGAATTGCAAGATGCTCGCAAGAGATTACAGGAGTTGCAAAACACATCTTCAGAAAAAGAAATACAGAAAGCAAGAGAGGTGGTGAATCATGCAAGTCAGCAAATAGTTTCTATTCAAACACGAATTGAAAATGTGCTGAATCTGCAAAAGCAAATGGGTGATAAGAAATTAAACTTCCAAAGTATGATAGAACAAACGGAAGCAGAAAGTATCACTTTAAATGAATCGCATGATACTCAAATTGCAGATAAAGAAAATAAACAACATGTGTTGTTAGAATTAGAAACTGCTTTCCGTGAAGTGAGTGAAAAACTAAATCATCATTCTACAATTTACAATCAGGAAAATATTCGCTATCATCAGCAACAAAATAAATATCAAAGTATTGATCAGGAATTGCGATATAAGAAAAATCGTTTAACTGAAAATGAAACGTTGTTTACCACTAATACAAAGCAGTTAGCAGATGTGATTGACGAGCTATCTGAAAGCCATACAAATCTTAAAGAAACTGAAGCGCTGCTCATTATTTTATATGATAAGAAAGCGGCAGATGAAGTAATACTTGCTACAACAGAACAAACTTATTACGCATCGAGAGGTGAAGTTGCGGAAACAGAAAATAGTATCAAAGCATTACAGCGCAAAAAAGATAGCAGCGATCAGATGTTAGGTTCTATAAAAGACAGACTGAACGAATTGAAAGTGCAATTGGCTGCAACCAAAGAAAGATTGTGGGTGGAGTTTAGTGTTGAGTTAGAAAGTATTTTAGATAATGATCCACCACAAGATATTACACTGGAAGAATTACAGGCAAAAGTGGATGCGGCAAAAAAACGGATTGAGAATTATGGCGAAGTAAATCCGATGGCCGTGCAAGCGTATGAAGAGATGAAACAGCGCTATGATTTTATGCAGGCTCAACGTGAAGATTTGAATCAGGCAAAAATATCTTTGCTCGCAACGATTATGGAAATTGATGAAACTGCAAGGAAGAAATTTGATGATGCATTCCATTTAATACGCACCAATTTTATAGAAGTATTCCGCACTTTATTTACACAGGATGATGATTGTGATTTAATATTAAAAGAAAATTCAGATCCATTGGAAGCAGAGATAGATATTGTTGCAAAACCAAAGGGTAAAAAGCCACAAGTGATAGATCAATTATCAGGTGGTGAAAAAACATTAACTGCAATGGCGTTATTGTTTGCTTTGTATTTAATTAAACCCGCTCCATTCTGTATTTTGGATGAAGTGGATGCGCCTTTAGATGATAATAATATCACCAAGTTTAATAATATGATTCGCAGATTCTCTGATAATTCACAGTTCATAATTGTAACACATAACAAACGCACGATGTCGGAAGTGGATGTAATTTATGGAGTAACAATGCCGGAGCAAGGAATTAGTAAAGTAGTGCCGGTGGATTTTAGAAATTTGAATTGA
- a CDS encoding T9SS type A sorting domain-containing protein has product MKSILLGIAAAISCCYTFAQQDANWVFGDSAGLNFHDGIIESFTSSMHGYEANASISDSDGNLLFYTNGINIWNKYHELMSNGDSLQIGGLPYGVEYGSSITQGVNIVPKPDSNNQYYIFYIKDFGLAYSLVDMSDSTGIVLDKNIEIFDKSLTEKMQAVKHANGCDWWLVLRGWPDVLEGDSAFYFLTYLITASSIEGPFLQYYGEEYEFDEVAGAGQMKFTRDGNKLALARNTFVDIYNFDRNSGLFSNWQSLSNVYDYPAYGLEWSPDGTKLYVSGNYGPASNTELIQYCINCNPDIESTKTLIYKENLSDYLLGQLQLGSDNKIYVCTSYKSSPPTTLFGIPNTNLSVINSPNSSGLTCDFDTLSISLNGNGIILGLPNMPNYNLGALPGYECDSIIISATDLKNENAIQIYPNPANEYIIISGDINANDLLKIYSADGRVVLQEKINTTNTKVDISMLPPGVYVLQINEDRRVKYSEKLFK; this is encoded by the coding sequence ATGAAAAGCATTTTATTAGGTATAGCAGCAGCAATAAGCTGCTGCTATACTTTTGCTCAACAGGATGCGAATTGGGTATTTGGGGATAGTGCAGGATTAAATTTTCATGATGGTATTATTGAGTCATTTACGTCAAGCATGCATGGATATGAAGCTAATGCAAGCATCTCAGATAGTGATGGAAATTTGCTTTTTTATACAAATGGAATTAATATTTGGAACAAATACCATGAGTTAATGTCAAACGGTGATAGCTTGCAAATAGGTGGCTTGCCATATGGTGTGGAATATGGTAGCAGCATTACGCAGGGTGTTAATATTGTTCCTAAACCTGATAGTAATAATCAATATTATATTTTTTATATTAAGGACTTTGGTCTTGCTTATTCCTTGGTGGATATGAGTGATTCAACGGGAATAGTCCTAGATAAAAATATTGAAATCTTTGATAAATCGTTAACAGAGAAAATGCAAGCAGTTAAGCATGCAAACGGTTGCGACTGGTGGCTGGTTTTAAGAGGCTGGCCAGATGTATTAGAAGGTGATTCCGCTTTTTATTTTCTTACATATTTGATTACTGCTTCGAGTATCGAAGGTCCCTTTCTTCAATATTATGGCGAAGAATATGAATTTGATGAAGTGGCAGGTGCAGGACAGATGAAATTTACCAGAGATGGCAACAAATTAGCTCTTGCACGTAACACATTTGTTGATATTTATAATTTTGATAGGAATTCCGGCTTATTTTCCAACTGGCAATCATTATCGAATGTTTATGATTACCCCGCCTATGGGTTGGAATGGTCTCCAGATGGGACAAAATTATATGTCAGTGGTAATTACGGACCTGCAAGCAATACCGAATTGATACAGTATTGCATTAATTGTAACCCTGATATTGAAAGTACAAAAACGTTAATTTATAAAGAAAACTTAAGTGATTATCTTTTAGGACAATTGCAATTAGGATCAGATAATAAAATTTATGTTTGCACTTCTTATAAAAGCTCTCCACCCACTACCTTATTTGGGATACCAAATACAAATTTATCTGTAATCAATAGTCCAAATTCTTCAGGTCTCACTTGCGATTTTGATACATTATCAATTTCGCTCAATGGTAACGGGATAATTTTAGGTCTTCCAAATATGCCTAATTATAATCTTGGGGCATTGCCGGGTTATGAATGTGATAGTATTATTATTTCTGCAACCGATTTAAAGAATGAAAATGCAATTCAAATTTATCCCAACCCTGCAAATGAATACATCATTATTTCAGGAGATATAAATGCAAATGATCTTCTAAAAATTTACAGTGCAGATGGAAGAGTTGTGTTGCAGGAAAAAATAAATACAACAAATACGAAAGTGGATATTTCTATGCTGCCACCGGGTGTGTATGTTCTTCAAATAAATGAAGATAGGCGGGTGAAGTATTCGGAGAAATTATTTAAATAG
- a CDS encoding T9SS type A sorting domain-containing protein, producing MKNNLLFKLSLPVIICSILFSIGSISAQNTFRKTYDLDPIFGFETTSIHDVIQNIDSGYFYYGGSFSAEDGSHQFIAKTDKFGDLLWIDSVAYPYKVATIQACSDGNIGVVYYSLYVDSTRIKKFSLTGSIISDISLANPEEDYYMSGAFVFTDDGGYILPVMLAYDLTYAYPDREIVLEKYSSAGSLEWTYEFSVDSAFMPLCYIVQTEDGYLISSAHRFSYFDASENLVESFYSSLRKINMDGELVFFEEIADLTIRKIEVLDDGSYLYLFADNHDYPTYDDTYQGWILQKRSATGDIIWQQEYPEYYNYELKNIMEKNDGSIAIAMYGPLDFTYWSEGDLNLFTFDEDGNFINEKFINSNTDNFSLFTTISTSDNGYLFAGGSTHYTPDAFLMKGDSLGNSDRVEIVGKVFYDANNNLIYDDGDVDLPDQLVSIIDEGIYTATNSQGVFTTFAYTPGDYNIYTAQPDLFYQTSPLSDYYSIYVDSIAMILDTLYFAKNSDEIYSDLTLQVDGGVAKLGFNSFYSATIKNEGILTAGDVVLTLYFDSAFTLESSTPSAATYSGDIGTWEISNLNALESFNINLFIITDNDTSLIGDEVMLHGVVVNSTSESTLENNVDTLTLIAAASFDPNHKSAIPAGETDLGYVDPATSHLEYKIEFQNLGNDSATFIVVYDTLSSEILFESFHMLSASHNYTLDFIYPNIVKWTFNNINLPYSFIDEPGSQGFVKFEVDLQPGLPVGTQIKNNAAIYFDYNPAVITNTAYTTLQLYIPDFIADDQLFQKVIVYPNPSDNQISFSNLPDGEFIVDIYDLNGVLMQTSNINSSQQYVAVHSLPPGQFIFQIKSNHNLVGSGKLIIIK from the coding sequence ATGAAAAATAATCTACTTTTTAAATTATCACTTCCGGTTATAATATGTTCTATATTATTTTCTATCGGTTCAATCTCAGCTCAAAATACTTTCAGAAAAACTTATGATTTGGATCCCATATTCGGTTTTGAAACAACAAGTATTCACGATGTTATTCAAAATATTGACAGTGGTTATTTTTATTATGGCGGATCATTCTCTGCTGAAGATGGCTCACATCAATTTATTGCAAAGACAGATAAATTCGGTGATTTACTTTGGATTGATTCAGTGGCCTATCCTTATAAAGTGGCTACCATACAAGCTTGCAGCGATGGAAATATTGGTGTAGTGTATTATAGCCTTTACGTAGATTCAACTCGTATAAAGAAATTCTCATTAACCGGTTCAATTATTAGTGATATTTCTTTAGCAAACCCTGAAGAAGATTATTATATGTCAGGCGCATTTGTTTTTACGGATGACGGCGGCTATATTTTACCTGTGATGTTGGCTTATGATCTTACTTATGCTTATCCTGATAGAGAAATTGTGCTTGAAAAATATTCATCAGCAGGTAGTCTTGAATGGACTTATGAATTTTCGGTTGATTCCGCTTTTATGCCATTGTGTTACATAGTACAAACTGAGGACGGATATCTTATAAGCTCCGCACATAGATTTAGCTATTTTGATGCATCGGAAAATCTTGTGGAAAGCTTTTATTCCTCTCTTCGAAAAATAAATATGGATGGTGAGCTTGTGTTTTTTGAGGAGATTGCAGATCTTACAATTCGTAAAATAGAGGTATTGGATGACGGCAGTTACTTGTATCTTTTTGCCGATAATCATGATTACCCCACTTATGATGATACATACCAAGGATGGATATTGCAAAAGCGATCCGCTACCGGAGATATCATCTGGCAGCAGGAATATCCTGAATATTATAATTATGAATTAAAAAACATCATGGAGAAAAATGATGGCTCCATTGCCATTGCCATGTATGGTCCTTTAGATTTTACGTATTGGAGTGAAGGCGATCTTAATCTCTTTACTTTTGATGAGGACGGAAATTTTATCAACGAAAAATTCATTAACAGCAATACTGATAATTTTTCTTTATTTACTACAATTTCCACATCGGACAACGGCTATTTATTTGCTGGTGGAAGCACTCATTATACTCCAGATGCTTTTTTAATGAAAGGCGATTCGCTTGGCAATTCAGACCGTGTTGAAATAGTAGGAAAAGTATTCTACGATGCTAATAACAATTTAATCTATGATGACGGCGATGTTGATTTACCGGATCAATTGGTAAGTATAATTGACGAAGGCATATATACAGCCACTAACTCGCAGGGTGTATTTACAACATTTGCATACACGCCGGGCGATTATAATATTTACACTGCACAGCCCGACCTGTTTTATCAAACATCTCCCTTGTCTGATTACTATTCTATATATGTAGATTCAATTGCAATGATTTTAGATACACTCTATTTTGCTAAAAATTCTGATGAAATTTATTCTGATCTTACACTACAGGTTGACGGTGGAGTGGCAAAGCTCGGTTTCAACTCATTTTATTCTGCAACCATAAAAAACGAAGGTATATTAACTGCCGGCGATGTGGTGCTTACGCTTTATTTTGATTCGGCATTTACACTTGAATCTTCCACGCCATCTGCAGCTACCTATTCCGGGGATATAGGAACATGGGAGATTTCAAATTTGAATGCACTTGAAAGCTTTAATATCAATCTCTTTATTATTACTGACAACGATACATCATTAATTGGTGATGAAGTAATGTTACATGGCGTTGTAGTAAATTCCACAAGTGAAAGCACATTAGAAAATAATGTAGATACTTTAACATTGATTGCCGCAGCTTCCTTTGATCCCAATCATAAATCAGCCATACCTGCCGGCGAAACTGATTTGGGTTATGTTGATCCTGCTACTTCGCATCTGGAATATAAAATTGAATTTCAAAATTTAGGTAATGATTCGGCAACATTTATTGTAGTGTATGATACACTGTCATCTGAAATTTTATTTGAAAGTTTTCACATGCTCTCTGCAAGCCATAATTATACATTGGATTTTATTTATCCTAATATCGTGAAATGGACATTTAATAATATTAATTTGCCCTACAGCTTTATTGATGAACCCGGCAGCCAGGGCTTTGTAAAGTTTGAAGTTGATCTGCAACCCGGCCTGCCAGTTGGTACACAAATTAAAAATAATGCAGCTATTTATTTTGATTATAATCCCGCAGTAATTACAAACACAGCCTATACAACATTGCAGTTGTATATTCCTGATTTTATTGCGGATGATCAGCTATTCCAAAAAGTAATTGTATATCCAAACCCATCTGACAATCAGATATCTTTCTCTAATTTACCTGACGGTGAATTTATCGTTGATATTTATGATCTGAATGGAGTTTTAATGCAGACAAGTAATATTAATTCTTCGCAACAATATGTCGCAGTGCATTCATTGCCTCCAGGGCAATTTATATTTCAAATTAAATCAAACCACAACTTAGTTGGTAGCGGAAAATTGATAATTATAAAATAG
- a CDS encoding MgtC/SapB family protein, with the protein MLSWYEIIIRLSLASLFGALIGIERERKDWAAGLRTHMLVCVGSCLLMMVSAYGFSDVLGTEHVALDPSRIAAQVVSGIGFIGAGAILFSKHGTIRGLTTAAGLWTIAAIGLATGGGMYFAAGITTIVSLIILWALQPLEQLFFRKFRQKTLRIVTNLNVNNTELLSNILDNDELKIQTFSLEKNDDQFVFLFTFEKIDLAKISNLVNALKKDPAVKDIFWNQ; encoded by the coding sequence ATGCTTAGTTGGTATGAAATAATTATTCGCCTCTCATTAGCTTCTTTATTTGGAGCTCTTATCGGAATAGAACGGGAAAGAAAAGATTGGGCAGCAGGGCTAAGAACTCACATGTTGGTTTGCGTGGGTTCTTGCTTATTAATGATGGTTTCTGCTTATGGATTTTCTGATGTTTTAGGTACTGAACATGTAGCACTCGATCCTTCACGAATAGCTGCACAAGTAGTTAGTGGAATTGGATTTATTGGAGCCGGTGCAATTCTGTTTTCAAAGCATGGTACTATCCGTGGCTTAACCACAGCGGCCGGGTTATGGACTATCGCAGCTATTGGCCTTGCAACCGGTGGAGGGATGTATTTTGCTGCAGGTATTACAACAATAGTTTCATTGATAATTCTCTGGGCTTTACAACCACTGGAGCAATTATTCTTTAGAAAATTCAGACAAAAGACTTTGAGGATTGTTACAAATCTGAACGTAAATAATACGGAGTTGCTCAGTAATATTTTGGATAATGATGAATTAAAAATCCAAACTTTTTCACTTGAAAAAAATGATGATCAATTTGTTTTCCTATTTACTTTTGAAAAAATAGATTTAGCAAAAATCAGCAACTTAGTAAATGCATTGAAAAAAGATCCCGCAGTGAAAGATATCTTTTGGAATCAATAA
- a CDS encoding arylsulfatase codes for MKVSMFALLGMFILTSFITNAQEKGKNDGKKPNIILLISDDTGWGDLGLYGGGEGRGMPTPNLDKIGNEGMQFWSFYGQPSCTPGRAAMQTGRIPNRSGMTTVAFQGQGGGLPAAEYTIADILKQGGYTTYFSGKWHLGEADYAMPTAHGYDKMQNVVLYHLNAYTYAFPSWNPDMSAETSAFFKKVTTGILEGEGGKPVREISKVTEENIAELDMMMTDNVLKQLDEYAAGDEPFYMNINFAKNHQPNLPSKQFKGKSPAKSDYGDCVMEMDYNTGRIMDKLKELGIDENTIVVYTVDNGAWQDVHPDAGYTPFRGSKGNDREGGSRVPALAWWPGHIEAGSKNHDIVGGLDLMATFASLAGVALPTKDKEGQPMVFDSYDMSNILFNEGKPLRDTWFYFTENELAPGAVRIGKWKAVFNTRGDNGAMAGSDMPGQQLGWRGDQTYVATVPAIYDIWQDPQERYDLFMNSFTEKTWTIVIFNKAIQDLINTYIQYPPRQLQSEVYTGPMGITQFRTMEEAKKLMEQKGIKLPDLNSKE; via the coding sequence ATGAAAGTTTCAATGTTTGCGCTATTAGGGATGTTTATCCTTACATCCTTTATAACCAATGCGCAAGAAAAAGGAAAAAATGATGGTAAAAAACCAAATATCATATTGCTTATTTCGGATGACACCGGATGGGGCGATTTAGGTCTTTACGGCGGAGGAGAAGGTCGTGGAATGCCAACTCCCAATTTAGATAAAATTGGAAATGAAGGCATGCAGTTCTGGTCGTTCTATGGTCAGCCTAGTTGCACACCCGGCAGAGCTGCTATGCAAACCGGCCGCATTCCTAACCGCAGTGGTATGACTACTGTTGCGTTTCAAGGTCAAGGTGGTGGACTTCCCGCTGCGGAATACACCATTGCAGATATATTAAAACAAGGAGGATATACCACTTACTTTTCCGGAAAATGGCATTTAGGCGAAGCAGACTATGCAATGCCTACTGCGCATGGTTATGATAAAATGCAAAACGTGGTGCTTTATCATTTAAATGCTTACACTTATGCATTCCCTTCCTGGAATCCGGATATGAGTGCTGAAACATCTGCTTTCTTTAAAAAAGTTACTACAGGTATTTTAGAAGGTGAGGGAGGAAAACCTGTTAGAGAGATTTCTAAAGTAACCGAAGAAAATATTGCAGAATTGGATATGATGATGACTGATAATGTACTTAAACAATTAGATGAATATGCAGCAGGAGATGAGCCGTTTTATATGAACATTAACTTCGCTAAAAACCATCAACCAAATTTACCTTCCAAGCAGTTTAAAGGAAAATCGCCTGCAAAAAGTGATTATGGTGATTGTGTGATGGAGATGGATTACAATACAGGTCGCATTATGGACAAGTTAAAGGAACTTGGTATTGATGAAAATACAATTGTTGTTTATACAGTAGATAACGGCGCTTGGCAGGATGTACATCCGGATGCCGGATATACTCCATTCAGAGGTTCTAAAGGAAATGATCGTGAAGGTGGAAGCCGTGTGCCTGCATTGGCATGGTGGCCGGGTCATATTGAAGCAGGAAGCAAAAATCATGATATTGTGGGCGGTCTGGATTTAATGGCAACATTTGCAAGCTTGGCCGGAGTTGCTTTACCAACAAAAGATAAAGAAGGTCAACCAATGGTTTTTGATAGTTATGATATGTCAAACATACTATTTAATGAAGGTAAACCATTGCGTGATACTTGGTTTTATTTTACTGAAAATGAATTAGCTCCCGGAGCAGTTAGAATAGGAAAATGGAAAGCAGTATTCAATACCCGTGGAGATAATGGTGCTATGGCAGGTAGTGATATGCCAGGACAACAACTTGGTTGGAGAGGTGATCAAACCTATGTAGCTACTGTTCCTGCAATTTATGATATATGGCAAGATCCTCAGGAACGTTATGATTTATTCATGAACAGTTTTACCGAAAAAACATGGACGATTGTAATATTTAATAAAGCCATTCAGGATTTAATAAATACTTATATCCAATACCCACCTCGTCAATTACAAAGCGAAGTCTATACCGGACCGATGGGTATAACACAATTTAGAACTATGGAAGAAGCTAAAAAATTGATGGAACAAAAGGGAATTAAATTGCCCGATTTGAATTCTAAAGAATAA